A segment of the Chryseobacterium scophthalmum genome:
TCGGAAGCGAAAACGCTGCTGTTTTGCCTGTCCCTGTCTGCGCAAGTGCGATTAGATCGCGAATATCTGAAAGAATGAAAGGGATAGTCTGTTTTTGGATTTCTGTCGGGCTTTCGTAACCCAGTTCGCCAATGGCCTTAAGGATATCAGGACTTAAATTGGTCTCCGTAAATAAATTCATTAAATATTATAAAATTTTTGCAAAGATACGGTTTTTATTTGGATATTGAATTATACAATATTAACGAATTGATAATTTTATTTTAGAAAACCACAATCATTTTTATATTTAGACAAAAAAACTACATCTTTTTTATTTTTAATTTAAAAATTTTTCAACAATAATCACAATTAGCAAATAATACATTTTGTAGAGTAATAATTATGAAATAATGAAAATTCTCTGGGTATTTATTTTGACTATTATTATTTACATTTGATTAAAATTTAAAATATGGCATCTCAGATTTCATCTAAAGTATTTGATTTTTTAAAACTTATTGATAAAAATAACAACAGAGAATGGTTTAATGATAATAAAAATCTTTTTCTTGAAGCACAATCAGATTTTCAGGATTTCACTGAAGAGTTGATTAGCGAAATGGGAAAGTTTGATGAAACTATTTTAAAACTCGATGCCAAAAAATCTTTGCTCAGAATTTACCGAGACACCAGATTTTCAAAAGATAAAACACCTTACAAAAACTATTTCGGAGCCTCACTTGGAATGGGAAAAATAAATACAAAAGCAGGATTCTATCTTCATGTACAACCCGGAAAATCTTTTTTAGGAAGCGGAATTTATTTACCAGACTCACCTGTTTTAAAAGAAATCAGAAAAGAAATTTCTCTTTTTAAAGATGATTTTCTAAAGGCAATAGATGATAAAGATTTCAAAAAACATTACGGCGAACTCGATCAGGAACACAAACTAAAAAATGTTCCGCAAGGCTTTGAAAAAGAAGATCCGATGGGAGAATATTTAAAACTAAAAAGTTTCATTGGCGTACACAATATGACCAATAAAGATTTGATGGAAAAAAATACAGTAAAAAACATTTCAAAAATATTTGAAGCAGCAAAACCTTTGAATGATTTTCTAGATACCTCAATTTCAAATCTTAAAAATTAAACAAAAGCAGAATAAATATTGATAATCAATCTATTACAATTAAATATTTTTAACAACAATTTAACATTTTTCATTACCTTTGCTGGTCGTCAAATTTCCAAACAATGTCTTTATACCAGCAACTCGCAGAAAAACTACAGTACATCAGTCCAAGTTTTTATAAACAGAGATATTTTAAAAGTTTAAAAAATCTCACCAAAGAAAATTTTCCGGGTCGTAACGTAGAGCCAGAGCTAGTTTGGATCAAAGAATATTTACAAAACGATGCGGTAATTTTTGATATTGGAGCCAATGTAGGAACTTTTCTTTATCAGTTTGAAAACAAGCTGAATCACAAGAACATTTATGCTTTTGAGCCCAATAAAAAACTAAACATCAGACTGAGAAGACTTTTTCCGACGATGCACATTTCTTCTGTGGCACTTTCTGACGAAAATACAACTGCACAATTTAAAGTTCCGATTATTAAAGGAAAAATGGTTGCCTCAAGAGGTACCTTAAATACTTCTTACAAAGAAAAAGACGAAGAAAACTCTTATACTGAAACTGTAGAAGTTGTAAAACTGGATGATTGGGCGAAATCTAAAAACATCAAAAAAATAGATTTCATCAAAATCGATGTGGAAGGAAACGAAATGAAAACTCTTTTTGGCGGAAAAGATACCATACAAAAATTCAAACCCACATTAATGGTTGAAATGGAACAAAGACACCACGATCAACCCATTTGGAACGAGATTTCCGAAGTTGAAAACTGGGGTTTTGAAGCGCATTATCTAAACCGAAAAACATTTACCCTCGAAAAACTGACTGAAGAAATTTTATTAAAAAACATCAGCGACGAAAAAAATAAAACCGACTACATCAACAATATCATTTTCTTTCCCAAAAACGTTTAAAATCTAAATATGAGTGTAGTAGCAAGGCAGGGTTTTAAGTATTCCATTATCGGGTACGTCGCGACGTTGATCGGGATGTTTTCCATTTTTATTTTTACCAACGACCTCTTTTTTTACGGGAAACTAAGATACATTATGTCTGCTGCAGAAATGCTGGTTCCTTTTGTTGTGTTGGGAATTTCATATTCGAATGTAAAGTTTTTTGGAAAGGCTCATGAAGACGATAAACATCAAAATATGTTATCTCTTTCTTTAGCATTGGTTTCTATTAATTTTTTAATCTTTTTGGTTGTTTTTTTCCTTATCCCAAGCTTTTTCCCTGAATTTACAAAAATGAAAATCTGGGAAAGCAAAAAATACATTCTGCCGCTTGTTTTAACGCTTTCTTTATGTGCAATCTTTAACCGATATATTTCTAATTACAAAAGAATTGTTGTTTCTAATATCTTCGACAATCTTTTGCCAAAATTGGCCAACTTAGGATCTTTCTGTCT
Coding sequences within it:
- a CDS encoding DUF2461 domain-containing protein, whose product is MASQISSKVFDFLKLIDKNNNREWFNDNKNLFLEAQSDFQDFTEELISEMGKFDETILKLDAKKSLLRIYRDTRFSKDKTPYKNYFGASLGMGKINTKAGFYLHVQPGKSFLGSGIYLPDSPVLKEIRKEISLFKDDFLKAIDDKDFKKHYGELDQEHKLKNVPQGFEKEDPMGEYLKLKSFIGVHNMTNKDLMEKNTVKNISKIFEAAKPLNDFLDTSISNLKN
- a CDS encoding FkbM family methyltransferase — its product is MSLYQQLAEKLQYISPSFYKQRYFKSLKNLTKENFPGRNVEPELVWIKEYLQNDAVIFDIGANVGTFLYQFENKLNHKNIYAFEPNKKLNIRLRRLFPTMHISSVALSDENTTAQFKVPIIKGKMVASRGTLNTSYKEKDEENSYTETVEVVKLDDWAKSKNIKKIDFIKIDVEGNEMKTLFGGKDTIQKFKPTLMVEMEQRHHDQPIWNEISEVENWGFEAHYLNRKTFTLEKLTEEILLKNISDEKNKTDYINNIIFFPKNV